A single genomic interval of Sceloporus undulatus isolate JIND9_A2432 ecotype Alabama chromosome 2, SceUnd_v1.1, whole genome shotgun sequence harbors:
- the EMD gene encoding emerin isoform X5 produces the protein MPKGTTRKLYEKKIYEYEKRLGWHQPLPGSPAVYAGPRWIQPHRRYRSLLPKTTSGPHHPSEEMSWPGAMLITGAEIPPQSDKPSAPPVRSRIPCRTGTQIRDSACSHGDSLDHRQQQHNCLKPSFSKRTAQIAVPALHGQAHLPEALEPGSTMEEYKGLTDNELIARLKKYSIPHGPIVGSTRKLYEKKVYEYETERMPLPSHGGSGSSYTEPSSSRSESYVRETYVSPRSRENLSYGREALGSGRTYLRENYDAPRTEEYYSEYRNEDPSPSKSYLSQNYGLSHHEERSNYAPEDWDINSSENSTSSYRRYASSLSSDVPSGRVSARQPIAEPYAYSSSWKDVSTDRDSSSYQSVFQRKSSGLSSFGVEPRRAIHPERQAQAAAEKATSSSASTKRYLPLWPQLLLFVLLAGFLAFVYFYLQSDADDNPFAKHLNQ, from the exons ATGCCAAAAG GAACAACACGGAAACTGTACGAAAAGAAAATCTATGAATATGAGAAAAGACTGGGATGGCATCAGCCTCTGCCAGGAAGCCCAGCAGTCTATGCAG GTCCGAGATGGATCCAGCCTCATCGGAGGTATAGGAGTCTCCTTCCAAAGACCACAAGCGGGCCCCACCACCCATCAGAGGAGATGTCCTGGCCAGGGGCAATGCTCATCACAGGGGCTGAGATACCACCTCAGTCAGACAAACCATCAGCCCCACCTGTCAGATCTCGCATTCCTTGCAGAACTGGAACTCAGATTAGAGATTCAGCTTGCTCTCATGGTGACTCCTTGGATCATCGACAGCAGCAGCATAATTGTCTGAAGCCCTCCTTCAGCAAAAGAACAGCACAAATCGCAGTCCCAGCTTTGCATGGGCAAGCTCACCTTCCAGAGGCACTAGAACCAG GTAGCACCATGGAAGAATATAAAGGTCTGACGGATAATGAACTTATTGCCCGTTTGAAGAAATACAGCATCCCGCATGGACCTATTGTTG GATCAACTCGGAAACTTTATGAAAAGAAAGTCTATGAATATGAGACAGAGCGGATGCCTCTCCCTTCGCATGGTGGGTCAGGGTCCTCCTACACAG AGCCAAGCAGCAGTAGAAGTGAAAGCTACGTACGAGAGACTTATGTGAGCCCACGGAGCAGGGAAAACCTCAGCTATGGGCGTGAAG cTCTTGGCTCTGGAAGGACTTACTTAAGAGAAAACTATGATGCTCCAAGAACTGAGGAATATTACTCTGAGTATCGAAATGAAG ATCCCAGTCCCAGCAAGTCCTACCTGAGTCAAAATTATGGTTTGTCCCATCACGAAGAACGCTCCAACTATGCTCCAGAAG ACTGGGACATTAATTCCTCTGAGAATTCCACATCTTCCTACCGCCGCTACGCATCATCATTAAGCAGTGATGTACCTTCAGGGAGAGTGAGTGCCCGCCAACCA ATTGCAGAGCCATATGCCTACAGTTCCAGTTGGAAGGATGTGTCAACTGATAG GGACAGCAGTTCCTACCAGAGCGTTTTCCAACGGAAATCATCCGGCTTATCCTCTTTTGGGGTAGAGCCTCGCCGTGCCATCCACCCTGAGCGCCAGGCccaagcagcagcagaaaaagctaCAAGTAGCAGCGCAAGCACCAAGCGCTACTTACCCCTCTGGCCCCAACTCCTGCTTTTTGTGCTGCTGGCTGGTTTCTTGGCTTTTGTGTACTTCTACCTGCAGAGTGATGCTGATGACAACCCCTTTGCGAAGCATCTTAATCAGTGA
- the EMD gene encoding emerin isoform X7, which yields MSWPGAMLITGAEIPPQSDKPSAPPVRSRIPCRTGTQIRDSACSHGDSLDHRQQQHNCLKPSFSKRTAQIAVPALHGQAHLPEALEPGSTMEEYKGLTDNELIARLKKYSIPHGPIVGSTRKLYEKKVYEYETERMPLPSHGGSGSSYTEPSSSRSESYVRETYVSPRSRENLSYGREALGSGRTYLRENYDAPRTEEYYSEYRNEDPSPSKSYLSQNYGLSHHEERSNYAPEDWDINSSENSTSSYRRYASSLSSDVPSGRVSARQPIAEPYAYSSSWKDVSTDRDSSSYQSVFQRKSSGLSSFGVEPRRAIHPERQAQAAAEKATSSSASTKRYLPLWPQLLLFVLLAGFLAFVYFYLQSDADDNPFAKHLNQ from the exons ATGTCCTGGCCAGGGGCAATGCTCATCACAGGGGCTGAGATACCACCTCAGTCAGACAAACCATCAGCCCCACCTGTCAGATCTCGCATTCCTTGCAGAACTGGAACTCAGATTAGAGATTCAGCTTGCTCTCATGGTGACTCCTTGGATCATCGACAGCAGCAGCATAATTGTCTGAAGCCCTCCTTCAGCAAAAGAACAGCACAAATCGCAGTCCCAGCTTTGCATGGGCAAGCTCACCTTCCAGAGGCACTAGAACCAG GTAGCACCATGGAAGAATATAAAGGTCTGACGGATAATGAACTTATTGCCCGTTTGAAGAAATACAGCATCCCGCATGGACCTATTGTTG GATCAACTCGGAAACTTTATGAAAAGAAAGTCTATGAATATGAGACAGAGCGGATGCCTCTCCCTTCGCATGGTGGGTCAGGGTCCTCCTACACAG AGCCAAGCAGCAGTAGAAGTGAAAGCTACGTACGAGAGACTTATGTGAGCCCACGGAGCAGGGAAAACCTCAGCTATGGGCGTGAAG cTCTTGGCTCTGGAAGGACTTACTTAAGAGAAAACTATGATGCTCCAAGAACTGAGGAATATTACTCTGAGTATCGAAATGAAG ATCCCAGTCCCAGCAAGTCCTACCTGAGTCAAAATTATGGTTTGTCCCATCACGAAGAACGCTCCAACTATGCTCCAGAAG ACTGGGACATTAATTCCTCTGAGAATTCCACATCTTCCTACCGCCGCTACGCATCATCATTAAGCAGTGATGTACCTTCAGGGAGAGTGAGTGCCCGCCAACCA ATTGCAGAGCCATATGCCTACAGTTCCAGTTGGAAGGATGTGTCAACTGATAG GGACAGCAGTTCCTACCAGAGCGTTTTCCAACGGAAATCATCCGGCTTATCCTCTTTTGGGGTAGAGCCTCGCCGTGCCATCCACCCTGAGCGCCAGGCccaagcagcagcagaaaaagctaCAAGTAGCAGCGCAAGCACCAAGCGCTACTTACCCCTCTGGCCCCAACTCCTGCTTTTTGTGCTGCTGGCTGGTTTCTTGGCTTTTGTGTACTTCTACCTGCAGAGTGATGCTGATGACAACCCCTTTGCGAAGCATCTTAATCAGTGA
- the EMD gene encoding emerin isoform X2 has product MDKYKVYLTDDELLARLKKYGLKHGPIVGTTRKLYEKKIYEYEKRLGWHQPLPGSPAVYAEARTEAHKTSHAAVTPQIFPDNHIAGEIPVRSADVSGPRWIQPHRRYRSLLPKTTSGPHHPSEEMSWPGAMLITGAEIPPQSDKPSAPPVRSRIPCRTGTQIRDSACSHGDSLDHRQQQHNCLKPSFSKRTAQIAVPALHGQAHLPEALEPGSTMEEYKGLTDNELIARLKKYSIPHGPIVGSTRKLYEKKVYEYETERMPLPSHEPSSSRSESYVRETYVSPRSRENLSYGREALGSGRTYLRENYDAPRTEEYYSEYRNEDPSPSKSYLSQNYGLSHHEERSNYAPEDWDINSSENSTSSYRRYASSLSSDVPSGRVSARQPIAEPYAYSSSWKDVSTDRDSSSYQSVFQRKSSGLSSFGVEPRRAIHPERQAQAAAEKATSSSASTKRYLPLWPQLLLFVLLAGFLAFVYFYLQSDADDNPFAKHLNQ; this is encoded by the exons ATGGACAAGTACAAGGTATATCTGACAGACGATGAACTCCTTGCCCGACTGAAGAAATATGGGCTCAAACATGGACCCATAGTTG GAACAACACGGAAACTGTACGAAAAGAAAATCTATGAATATGAGAAAAGACTGGGATGGCATCAGCCTCTGCCAGGAAGCCCAGCAGTCTATGCAG AAGCAAGGACAGAGGCACACAAGACTAGTCATGCTGCTGTAACTCCGCAGATCTTCCCAGATAATCACATTGCTGGGGAGATTCCAGTTAGAAGCGCTGATGTTTCAG GTCCGAGATGGATCCAGCCTCATCGGAGGTATAGGAGTCTCCTTCCAAAGACCACAAGCGGGCCCCACCACCCATCAGAGGAGATGTCCTGGCCAGGGGCAATGCTCATCACAGGGGCTGAGATACCACCTCAGTCAGACAAACCATCAGCCCCACCTGTCAGATCTCGCATTCCTTGCAGAACTGGAACTCAGATTAGAGATTCAGCTTGCTCTCATGGTGACTCCTTGGATCATCGACAGCAGCAGCATAATTGTCTGAAGCCCTCCTTCAGCAAAAGAACAGCACAAATCGCAGTCCCAGCTTTGCATGGGCAAGCTCACCTTCCAGAGGCACTAGAACCAG GTAGCACCATGGAAGAATATAAAGGTCTGACGGATAATGAACTTATTGCCCGTTTGAAGAAATACAGCATCCCGCATGGACCTATTGTTG GATCAACTCGGAAACTTTATGAAAAGAAAGTCTATGAATATGAGACAGAGCGGATGCCTCTCCCTTCGCATG AGCCAAGCAGCAGTAGAAGTGAAAGCTACGTACGAGAGACTTATGTGAGCCCACGGAGCAGGGAAAACCTCAGCTATGGGCGTGAAG cTCTTGGCTCTGGAAGGACTTACTTAAGAGAAAACTATGATGCTCCAAGAACTGAGGAATATTACTCTGAGTATCGAAATGAAG ATCCCAGTCCCAGCAAGTCCTACCTGAGTCAAAATTATGGTTTGTCCCATCACGAAGAACGCTCCAACTATGCTCCAGAAG ACTGGGACATTAATTCCTCTGAGAATTCCACATCTTCCTACCGCCGCTACGCATCATCATTAAGCAGTGATGTACCTTCAGGGAGAGTGAGTGCCCGCCAACCA ATTGCAGAGCCATATGCCTACAGTTCCAGTTGGAAGGATGTGTCAACTGATAG GGACAGCAGTTCCTACCAGAGCGTTTTCCAACGGAAATCATCCGGCTTATCCTCTTTTGGGGTAGAGCCTCGCCGTGCCATCCACCCTGAGCGCCAGGCccaagcagcagcagaaaaagctaCAAGTAGCAGCGCAAGCACCAAGCGCTACTTACCCCTCTGGCCCCAACTCCTGCTTTTTGTGCTGCTGGCTGGTTTCTTGGCTTTTGTGTACTTCTACCTGCAGAGTGATGCTGATGACAACCCCTTTGCGAAGCATCTTAATCAGTGA
- the EMD gene encoding emerin isoform X6 — translation MFQVCLTFQRKASFSGPRWIQPHRRYRSLLPKTTSGPHHPSEEMSWPGAMLITGAEIPPQSDKPSAPPVRSRIPCRTGTQIRDSACSHGDSLDHRQQQHNCLKPSFSKRTAQIAVPALHGQAHLPEALEPGSTMEEYKGLTDNELIARLKKYSIPHGPIVGSTRKLYEKKVYEYETERMPLPSHGGSGSSYTEPSSSRSESYVRETYVSPRSRENLSYGREALGSGRTYLRENYDAPRTEEYYSEYRNEDPSPSKSYLSQNYGLSHHEERSNYAPEDWDINSSENSTSSYRRYASSLSSDVPSGRVSARQPIAEPYAYSSSWKDVSTDRDSSSYQSVFQRKSSGLSSFGVEPRRAIHPERQAQAAAEKATSSSASTKRYLPLWPQLLLFVLLAGFLAFVYFYLQSDADDNPFAKHLNQ, via the exons ATGTTTCAGGTGTGCCTGACTTTTCAAAGAAAAGCATCATTTTCTG GTCCGAGATGGATCCAGCCTCATCGGAGGTATAGGAGTCTCCTTCCAAAGACCACAAGCGGGCCCCACCACCCATCAGAGGAGATGTCCTGGCCAGGGGCAATGCTCATCACAGGGGCTGAGATACCACCTCAGTCAGACAAACCATCAGCCCCACCTGTCAGATCTCGCATTCCTTGCAGAACTGGAACTCAGATTAGAGATTCAGCTTGCTCTCATGGTGACTCCTTGGATCATCGACAGCAGCAGCATAATTGTCTGAAGCCCTCCTTCAGCAAAAGAACAGCACAAATCGCAGTCCCAGCTTTGCATGGGCAAGCTCACCTTCCAGAGGCACTAGAACCAG GTAGCACCATGGAAGAATATAAAGGTCTGACGGATAATGAACTTATTGCCCGTTTGAAGAAATACAGCATCCCGCATGGACCTATTGTTG GATCAACTCGGAAACTTTATGAAAAGAAAGTCTATGAATATGAGACAGAGCGGATGCCTCTCCCTTCGCATGGTGGGTCAGGGTCCTCCTACACAG AGCCAAGCAGCAGTAGAAGTGAAAGCTACGTACGAGAGACTTATGTGAGCCCACGGAGCAGGGAAAACCTCAGCTATGGGCGTGAAG cTCTTGGCTCTGGAAGGACTTACTTAAGAGAAAACTATGATGCTCCAAGAACTGAGGAATATTACTCTGAGTATCGAAATGAAG ATCCCAGTCCCAGCAAGTCCTACCTGAGTCAAAATTATGGTTTGTCCCATCACGAAGAACGCTCCAACTATGCTCCAGAAG ACTGGGACATTAATTCCTCTGAGAATTCCACATCTTCCTACCGCCGCTACGCATCATCATTAAGCAGTGATGTACCTTCAGGGAGAGTGAGTGCCCGCCAACCA ATTGCAGAGCCATATGCCTACAGTTCCAGTTGGAAGGATGTGTCAACTGATAG GGACAGCAGTTCCTACCAGAGCGTTTTCCAACGGAAATCATCCGGCTTATCCTCTTTTGGGGTAGAGCCTCGCCGTGCCATCCACCCTGAGCGCCAGGCccaagcagcagcagaaaaagctaCAAGTAGCAGCGCAAGCACCAAGCGCTACTTACCCCTCTGGCCCCAACTCCTGCTTTTTGTGCTGCTGGCTGGTTTCTTGGCTTTTGTGTACTTCTACCTGCAGAGTGATGCTGATGACAACCCCTTTGCGAAGCATCTTAATCAGTGA
- the EMD gene encoding emerin isoform X1, whose translation MDKYKVYLTDDELLARLKKYGLKHGPIVGTTRKLYEKKIYEYEKRLGWHQPLPGSPAVYAEARTEAHKTSHAAVTPQIFPDNHIAGEIPVRSADVSGPRWIQPHRRYRSLLPKTTSGPHHPSEEMSWPGAMLITGAEIPPQSDKPSAPPVRSRIPCRTGTQIRDSACSHGDSLDHRQQQHNCLKPSFSKRTAQIAVPALHGQAHLPEALEPGSTMEEYKGLTDNELIARLKKYSIPHGPIVGSTRKLYEKKVYEYETERMPLPSHGGSGSSYTEPSSSRSESYVRETYVSPRSRENLSYGREALGSGRTYLRENYDAPRTEEYYSEYRNEDPSPSKSYLSQNYGLSHHEERSNYAPEDWDINSSENSTSSYRRYASSLSSDVPSGRVSARQPIAEPYAYSSSWKDVSTDRDSSSYQSVFQRKSSGLSSFGVEPRRAIHPERQAQAAAEKATSSSASTKRYLPLWPQLLLFVLLAGFLAFVYFYLQSDADDNPFAKHLNQ comes from the exons ATGGACAAGTACAAGGTATATCTGACAGACGATGAACTCCTTGCCCGACTGAAGAAATATGGGCTCAAACATGGACCCATAGTTG GAACAACACGGAAACTGTACGAAAAGAAAATCTATGAATATGAGAAAAGACTGGGATGGCATCAGCCTCTGCCAGGAAGCCCAGCAGTCTATGCAG AAGCAAGGACAGAGGCACACAAGACTAGTCATGCTGCTGTAACTCCGCAGATCTTCCCAGATAATCACATTGCTGGGGAGATTCCAGTTAGAAGCGCTGATGTTTCAG GTCCGAGATGGATCCAGCCTCATCGGAGGTATAGGAGTCTCCTTCCAAAGACCACAAGCGGGCCCCACCACCCATCAGAGGAGATGTCCTGGCCAGGGGCAATGCTCATCACAGGGGCTGAGATACCACCTCAGTCAGACAAACCATCAGCCCCACCTGTCAGATCTCGCATTCCTTGCAGAACTGGAACTCAGATTAGAGATTCAGCTTGCTCTCATGGTGACTCCTTGGATCATCGACAGCAGCAGCATAATTGTCTGAAGCCCTCCTTCAGCAAAAGAACAGCACAAATCGCAGTCCCAGCTTTGCATGGGCAAGCTCACCTTCCAGAGGCACTAGAACCAG GTAGCACCATGGAAGAATATAAAGGTCTGACGGATAATGAACTTATTGCCCGTTTGAAGAAATACAGCATCCCGCATGGACCTATTGTTG GATCAACTCGGAAACTTTATGAAAAGAAAGTCTATGAATATGAGACAGAGCGGATGCCTCTCCCTTCGCATGGTGGGTCAGGGTCCTCCTACACAG AGCCAAGCAGCAGTAGAAGTGAAAGCTACGTACGAGAGACTTATGTGAGCCCACGGAGCAGGGAAAACCTCAGCTATGGGCGTGAAG cTCTTGGCTCTGGAAGGACTTACTTAAGAGAAAACTATGATGCTCCAAGAACTGAGGAATATTACTCTGAGTATCGAAATGAAG ATCCCAGTCCCAGCAAGTCCTACCTGAGTCAAAATTATGGTTTGTCCCATCACGAAGAACGCTCCAACTATGCTCCAGAAG ACTGGGACATTAATTCCTCTGAGAATTCCACATCTTCCTACCGCCGCTACGCATCATCATTAAGCAGTGATGTACCTTCAGGGAGAGTGAGTGCCCGCCAACCA ATTGCAGAGCCATATGCCTACAGTTCCAGTTGGAAGGATGTGTCAACTGATAG GGACAGCAGTTCCTACCAGAGCGTTTTCCAACGGAAATCATCCGGCTTATCCTCTTTTGGGGTAGAGCCTCGCCGTGCCATCCACCCTGAGCGCCAGGCccaagcagcagcagaaaaagctaCAAGTAGCAGCGCAAGCACCAAGCGCTACTTACCCCTCTGGCCCCAACTCCTGCTTTTTGTGCTGCTGGCTGGTTTCTTGGCTTTTGTGTACTTCTACCTGCAGAGTGATGCTGATGACAACCCCTTTGCGAAGCATCTTAATCAGTGA
- the EMD gene encoding emerin isoform X3, with the protein MPKGTTRKLYEKKIYEYEKRLGWHQPLPGSPAVYAEARTEAHKTSHAAVTPQIFPDNHIAGEIPVRSADVSGPRWIQPHRRYRSLLPKTTSGPHHPSEEMSWPGAMLITGAEIPPQSDKPSAPPVRSRIPCRTGTQIRDSACSHGDSLDHRQQQHNCLKPSFSKRTAQIAVPALHGQAHLPEALEPGSTMEEYKGLTDNELIARLKKYSIPHGPIVGSTRKLYEKKVYEYETERMPLPSHGGSGSSYTEPSSSRSESYVRETYVSPRSRENLSYGREALGSGRTYLRENYDAPRTEEYYSEYRNEDPSPSKSYLSQNYGLSHHEERSNYAPEDWDINSSENSTSSYRRYASSLSSDVPSGRVSARQPIAEPYAYSSSWKDVSTDRDSSSYQSVFQRKSSGLSSFGVEPRRAIHPERQAQAAAEKATSSSASTKRYLPLWPQLLLFVLLAGFLAFVYFYLQSDADDNPFAKHLNQ; encoded by the exons ATGCCAAAAG GAACAACACGGAAACTGTACGAAAAGAAAATCTATGAATATGAGAAAAGACTGGGATGGCATCAGCCTCTGCCAGGAAGCCCAGCAGTCTATGCAG AAGCAAGGACAGAGGCACACAAGACTAGTCATGCTGCTGTAACTCCGCAGATCTTCCCAGATAATCACATTGCTGGGGAGATTCCAGTTAGAAGCGCTGATGTTTCAG GTCCGAGATGGATCCAGCCTCATCGGAGGTATAGGAGTCTCCTTCCAAAGACCACAAGCGGGCCCCACCACCCATCAGAGGAGATGTCCTGGCCAGGGGCAATGCTCATCACAGGGGCTGAGATACCACCTCAGTCAGACAAACCATCAGCCCCACCTGTCAGATCTCGCATTCCTTGCAGAACTGGAACTCAGATTAGAGATTCAGCTTGCTCTCATGGTGACTCCTTGGATCATCGACAGCAGCAGCATAATTGTCTGAAGCCCTCCTTCAGCAAAAGAACAGCACAAATCGCAGTCCCAGCTTTGCATGGGCAAGCTCACCTTCCAGAGGCACTAGAACCAG GTAGCACCATGGAAGAATATAAAGGTCTGACGGATAATGAACTTATTGCCCGTTTGAAGAAATACAGCATCCCGCATGGACCTATTGTTG GATCAACTCGGAAACTTTATGAAAAGAAAGTCTATGAATATGAGACAGAGCGGATGCCTCTCCCTTCGCATGGTGGGTCAGGGTCCTCCTACACAG AGCCAAGCAGCAGTAGAAGTGAAAGCTACGTACGAGAGACTTATGTGAGCCCACGGAGCAGGGAAAACCTCAGCTATGGGCGTGAAG cTCTTGGCTCTGGAAGGACTTACTTAAGAGAAAACTATGATGCTCCAAGAACTGAGGAATATTACTCTGAGTATCGAAATGAAG ATCCCAGTCCCAGCAAGTCCTACCTGAGTCAAAATTATGGTTTGTCCCATCACGAAGAACGCTCCAACTATGCTCCAGAAG ACTGGGACATTAATTCCTCTGAGAATTCCACATCTTCCTACCGCCGCTACGCATCATCATTAAGCAGTGATGTACCTTCAGGGAGAGTGAGTGCCCGCCAACCA ATTGCAGAGCCATATGCCTACAGTTCCAGTTGGAAGGATGTGTCAACTGATAG GGACAGCAGTTCCTACCAGAGCGTTTTCCAACGGAAATCATCCGGCTTATCCTCTTTTGGGGTAGAGCCTCGCCGTGCCATCCACCCTGAGCGCCAGGCccaagcagcagcagaaaaagctaCAAGTAGCAGCGCAAGCACCAAGCGCTACTTACCCCTCTGGCCCCAACTCCTGCTTTTTGTGCTGCTGGCTGGTTTCTTGGCTTTTGTGTACTTCTACCTGCAGAGTGATGCTGATGACAACCCCTTTGCGAAGCATCTTAATCAGTGA
- the EMD gene encoding emerin isoform X4, whose translation MDKYKVYLTDDELLARLKKYGLKHGPIVGTTRKLYEKKIYEYEKRLGWHQPLPGSPAVYAGPRWIQPHRRYRSLLPKTTSGPHHPSEEMSWPGAMLITGAEIPPQSDKPSAPPVRSRIPCRTGTQIRDSACSHGDSLDHRQQQHNCLKPSFSKRTAQIAVPALHGQAHLPEALEPGSTMEEYKGLTDNELIARLKKYSIPHGPIVGSTRKLYEKKVYEYETERMPLPSHGGSGSSYTEPSSSRSESYVRETYVSPRSRENLSYGREALGSGRTYLRENYDAPRTEEYYSEYRNEDPSPSKSYLSQNYGLSHHEERSNYAPEDWDINSSENSTSSYRRYASSLSSDVPSGRVSARQPIAEPYAYSSSWKDVSTDRDSSSYQSVFQRKSSGLSSFGVEPRRAIHPERQAQAAAEKATSSSASTKRYLPLWPQLLLFVLLAGFLAFVYFYLQSDADDNPFAKHLNQ comes from the exons ATGGACAAGTACAAGGTATATCTGACAGACGATGAACTCCTTGCCCGACTGAAGAAATATGGGCTCAAACATGGACCCATAGTTG GAACAACACGGAAACTGTACGAAAAGAAAATCTATGAATATGAGAAAAGACTGGGATGGCATCAGCCTCTGCCAGGAAGCCCAGCAGTCTATGCAG GTCCGAGATGGATCCAGCCTCATCGGAGGTATAGGAGTCTCCTTCCAAAGACCACAAGCGGGCCCCACCACCCATCAGAGGAGATGTCCTGGCCAGGGGCAATGCTCATCACAGGGGCTGAGATACCACCTCAGTCAGACAAACCATCAGCCCCACCTGTCAGATCTCGCATTCCTTGCAGAACTGGAACTCAGATTAGAGATTCAGCTTGCTCTCATGGTGACTCCTTGGATCATCGACAGCAGCAGCATAATTGTCTGAAGCCCTCCTTCAGCAAAAGAACAGCACAAATCGCAGTCCCAGCTTTGCATGGGCAAGCTCACCTTCCAGAGGCACTAGAACCAG GTAGCACCATGGAAGAATATAAAGGTCTGACGGATAATGAACTTATTGCCCGTTTGAAGAAATACAGCATCCCGCATGGACCTATTGTTG GATCAACTCGGAAACTTTATGAAAAGAAAGTCTATGAATATGAGACAGAGCGGATGCCTCTCCCTTCGCATGGTGGGTCAGGGTCCTCCTACACAG AGCCAAGCAGCAGTAGAAGTGAAAGCTACGTACGAGAGACTTATGTGAGCCCACGGAGCAGGGAAAACCTCAGCTATGGGCGTGAAG cTCTTGGCTCTGGAAGGACTTACTTAAGAGAAAACTATGATGCTCCAAGAACTGAGGAATATTACTCTGAGTATCGAAATGAAG ATCCCAGTCCCAGCAAGTCCTACCTGAGTCAAAATTATGGTTTGTCCCATCACGAAGAACGCTCCAACTATGCTCCAGAAG ACTGGGACATTAATTCCTCTGAGAATTCCACATCTTCCTACCGCCGCTACGCATCATCATTAAGCAGTGATGTACCTTCAGGGAGAGTGAGTGCCCGCCAACCA ATTGCAGAGCCATATGCCTACAGTTCCAGTTGGAAGGATGTGTCAACTGATAG GGACAGCAGTTCCTACCAGAGCGTTTTCCAACGGAAATCATCCGGCTTATCCTCTTTTGGGGTAGAGCCTCGCCGTGCCATCCACCCTGAGCGCCAGGCccaagcagcagcagaaaaagctaCAAGTAGCAGCGCAAGCACCAAGCGCTACTTACCCCTCTGGCCCCAACTCCTGCTTTTTGTGCTGCTGGCTGGTTTCTTGGCTTTTGTGTACTTCTACCTGCAGAGTGATGCTGATGACAACCCCTTTGCGAAGCATCTTAATCAGTGA